Proteins co-encoded in one Acidisarcina sp. genomic window:
- a CDS encoding redoxin domain-containing protein produces MENVLHLQDQLDEITANTRLLVQPERLEVSERAVRDLFGSGVENRILPVGAKAPEFTLPDSTGPMVHSSDMLALGPLVIDFFRGRWCPYCVTELEAWRGLYPALREMGTLMVAISPQTVRQNDFTAGQHSLPFPLLSDAGCEVAAKFGLVYQVPEFHQQYYRSILVNVPFVNGDESWRLPLPATYVIDRDGTVLFAEAHADFRVRPEPTEILDLLRRRVYK; encoded by the coding sequence ATGGAAAACGTATTGCACCTGCAGGACCAGCTTGACGAAATTACAGCAAACACACGGCTGCTGGTTCAGCCGGAACGTCTTGAAGTGAGCGAGCGCGCCGTCAGGGACCTCTTTGGTTCCGGCGTTGAGAACAGGATTCTGCCTGTTGGTGCGAAGGCTCCCGAGTTTACCCTGCCAGACTCCACCGGTCCCATGGTTCATAGCAGCGACATGCTGGCGCTCGGCCCGCTGGTCATTGACTTCTTTCGCGGGCGCTGGTGCCCGTATTGTGTGACGGAGTTGGAAGCATGGCGAGGGCTGTATCCGGCGCTGCGCGAGATGGGGACGCTGATGGTTGCCATCTCTCCGCAAACCGTGCGCCAGAATGACTTCACTGCAGGACAACACTCGCTTCCCTTTCCCCTGCTTTCTGACGCGGGATGTGAGGTAGCGGCGAAATTCGGTCTCGTCTATCAAGTACCGGAGTTCCACCAGCAGTACTATCGCAGCATCCTGGTGAATGTTCCTTTCGTAAACGGCGATGAGAGCTGGCGACTGCCCTTGCCGGCGACCTATGTGATCGACCGGGATGGCACAGTGCTCTTCGCAGAGGCGCATGCCGATTTTCGAGTTCGGCCAGAGCCAACCGAAATCCTGGATCTGTTGCGCCGTCGCGTGTATAAGTAA
- a CDS encoding serine hydrolase domain-containing protein: MTLPHVRHSIAVLLLAAFSGSLHAQAVDTLPADLRSKIDAVAAEVLEATGVPSASLAVVKDGKVAYTHAYGLARLSPPLSAEPSMRYSIGSISKQFTAAALLLLQQDGKLKLDDPVAKYLPGLTRANEITLRMLLSHTSGYQDYWPEDYVMTPMLEPVTSKEILDTWAKKPLDFDPGTKWQYSNTNYVIAGVIIEQVSGMPVLRLLQTRVFTPLEMKSVYNTDEGRLPAGDATGYYRHALGPLRPSPKEGKGWMFAAGELAMPAYDLALWDISLMNRSLLAATSYQQMFDEAKLKDGGATGYALGIQVSRLEGHLLLEHSGEVSGFVSDNLIDVDNKAAVAVLTNQDAISAASSIARKVRQLLVGQPSVAGSSEETRAAAVFAGLQDGKIDRSLFTKNCNDYFDEVALQDFAQSLKPLGTPESFHQTHSGLRGGMTFRVFHVVFPHQQLTVTTYEMPDKTFEQYLVMPAQ; the protein is encoded by the coding sequence ATGACTCTGCCACACGTCCGACACTCGATCGCTGTTCTTCTGCTGGCCGCGTTCTCCGGCTCTCTGCACGCACAAGCTGTAGACACACTCCCTGCGGATCTTCGCAGCAAGATCGACGCCGTTGCGGCAGAGGTACTGGAGGCGACAGGTGTGCCCTCTGCTTCGCTTGCCGTGGTGAAGGACGGCAAAGTCGCGTATACGCACGCGTACGGCCTGGCGCGTCTCTCACCCCCGCTGTCCGCCGAGCCTTCTATGCGTTACTCGATCGGTTCGATCAGCAAGCAGTTTACTGCGGCGGCGCTGCTGCTGCTGCAGCAGGATGGCAAGCTGAAGCTCGACGACCCGGTTGCGAAGTATCTGCCCGGGCTTACCCGGGCCAACGAAATCACGCTGCGCATGCTGCTCTCCCACACCTCCGGCTATCAGGATTACTGGCCGGAGGACTATGTAATGACGCCGATGCTCGAGCCTGTTACCAGCAAGGAAATCCTCGACACGTGGGCGAAGAAGCCGCTCGACTTCGATCCCGGGACCAAATGGCAATACTCCAACACAAATTATGTGATCGCCGGGGTCATCATCGAGCAGGTGAGTGGAATGCCGGTCCTGCGTCTCCTTCAAACGCGCGTCTTTACTCCGCTTGAGATGAAGTCTGTCTACAATACCGACGAAGGACGCCTCCCTGCCGGGGATGCAACCGGCTACTACCGCCATGCTCTCGGGCCGCTTCGCCCCTCTCCCAAGGAAGGCAAAGGCTGGATGTTTGCTGCCGGGGAGTTGGCCATGCCCGCCTACGATCTGGCTTTGTGGGACATCAGCCTGATGAATCGATCCCTGCTGGCTGCCACGTCGTACCAGCAGATGTTCGATGAAGCAAAGCTGAAGGATGGCGGCGCTACCGGCTATGCCCTTGGCATCCAGGTCAGCCGGCTGGAGGGACATCTTCTACTGGAGCACTCGGGCGAAGTCTCCGGCTTTGTCTCGGACAACCTCATCGACGTGGACAACAAAGCAGCCGTCGCCGTGCTGACGAACCAGGATGCGATCTCCGCCGCAAGCAGCATTGCGCGCAAGGTGAGGCAACTGCTGGTTGGCCAGCCCTCCGTTGCCGGGAGCAGCGAGGAGACCCGGGCGGCTGCCGTCTTTGCCGGACTGCAGGACGGCAAAATCGACAGGAGCCTTTTTACGAAGAATTGCAATGACTACTTTGACGAAGTGGCTTTGCAGGATTTCGCGCAGAGCCTCAAGCCGCTGGGGACTCCGGAGAGCTTCCACCAGACGCACAGCGGACTTCGCGGCGGCATGACGTTTCGCGTCTTTCACGTGGTGTTTCCCCACCAGCAGTTGACCGTTACTACGTACGAGATGCCCGACAAAACTTTTGAGCAGTACCTCGTGATGCCCGCGCAGTAA
- a CDS encoding NAD-dependent epimerase/dehydratase family protein yields MARVLVAGGCGFIGSHLCDRLLKRPDVETCVALDNLWTGVFDNVAHIADPRFRFVHADVEQFQTDELFDEIYHLASPASPIWYMKEPRRTISANVVGAMRLLDVLAPGGRFAYTSTSEVYGDPNVSPQPESYRGLVDCTGPRSSYDEGKRCTEALLFETRRTRGLDLRVVRLFNVYGPRTRSNDGRAVSNFVTQALTGKPLTVFGDGMQSRSWGYIDDILEALERYFWRDPVDHPGPMNIGNTREIPVIEVARFVSDLFGGLQIEHLPPAPQDPTNRCPDLTLAHRVLPGWTCRIPYEKGIELTVEWFRQHFASKASVLNG; encoded by the coding sequence ATGGCACGGGTATTGGTTGCTGGCGGTTGCGGGTTTATTGGGTCTCACCTATGCGATCGACTCCTGAAGCGTCCTGATGTCGAGACTTGCGTTGCTCTCGACAATCTCTGGACCGGGGTATTCGACAATGTGGCTCACATTGCAGACCCGAGGTTCCGGTTCGTCCATGCGGATGTGGAACAATTCCAGACGGACGAGCTTTTCGACGAAATCTATCATCTGGCCTCTCCGGCCTCTCCTATCTGGTATATGAAGGAGCCTCGGCGGACGATCTCTGCGAATGTGGTGGGAGCGATGCGGCTCCTGGATGTCTTAGCTCCAGGAGGGCGGTTCGCCTACACGTCTACTTCGGAGGTTTACGGTGATCCGAATGTGTCTCCGCAACCCGAGAGCTATCGTGGATTAGTGGATTGTACCGGGCCGCGCTCTTCCTATGACGAGGGCAAGCGCTGCACGGAGGCCCTTCTGTTTGAAACCCGGCGGACCAGGGGACTCGATCTTCGAGTGGTCCGGCTATTCAATGTGTACGGACCCCGCACGCGCTCCAATGACGGCCGCGCCGTGTCCAACTTCGTAACCCAGGCCCTGACCGGGAAACCGCTCACAGTATTCGGCGACGGAATGCAATCCCGAAGCTGGGGCTACATCGACGATATCCTTGAAGCTCTGGAGCGATACTTCTGGCGTGATCCCGTGGATCATCCTGGGCCAATGAATATCGGCAACACTCGTGAGATCCCGGTGATTGAGGTTGCGCGCTTTGTCAGCGACTTGTTTGGTGGGCTGCAGATTGAGCATCTGCCTCCAGCTCCCCAGGATCCTACCAATCGTTGTCCCGATCTGACGTTAGCGCACCGCGTGTTGCCTGGCTGGACATGCCGCATCCCTTATGAGAAGGGTATAGAGCTAACCGTCGAATGGTTTCGCCAGCATTTTGCGTCCAAAGCATCTGTGCTCAACGGCTGA
- a CDS encoding carboxypeptidase regulatory-like domain-containing protein, whose product MSQNSNGGQGILRMAVALTRVLILMLFLVACWRGELAFAQDARATIGGRVTDPQGSVIRGATVTVVSDDTNVARSSDSNNDGLWQIQLLLPGSYHFTITSPGFRTERRMGITLQAADVKQIDVQLTVGSQVQSVTVVADTPLIDTTAATSGTVVTRVELDTLPTQSHVPTLFATLAPGVIQREQGSNVARAWSNDAASQFTADGGRNTTYSNNFQLDGMPNTKTGGDINFIPPMDSVQEFRVQTNAYDASIGRQAGATINMQTRSGGKQYHGVLYEYNQNNILNANSYQNNLIGLPRSSVHFNQFGGTIGGPVRLPKIYNGEGRTFFFVAYDKTINTNPLSPTLSVPTQLERSGDFSQSFTTQLVNGTRVVYPIKIYNPYQVDSKGNRQIFAGSVIPSTLLDPIAQKILAFLPLPNAKGDGTSTDSNNFVSPALRRDTYPVVSVRVDQNWNNSQHSFLTVNWDHLTEITDNWFNTIATGTNRVRVTKRIGIDHLWTMSDNRILSMHYTLNRWENPESSLGAGFDPTSLGFSSTFTSQLAKPSFPYIRGFAGDFGASNAQSSNFDTDHTWAATLTQIYNKHSFRFGAEYWVLQHAVANRGNQGEFDFGSEWTRQNALTSGGTGNGSTFASFVLGLPNGGNVPVNATAFYSQHYIAGFFQDDWRITPRLTLNLGMRWDLEQPVTERFNRLTDRFDPTVTNPISASAQAAYASILTNSSTNSGVQILSQYLPSSAYTVMGAQLFAGVNGTPRTPVDPDYHEWQPRAGFAYTLTPNTVIRGGFGRFTQASFVNGGQNGFSRTTSLIATQDNYMTPYDTLSNPFHSGVLQPTGSSLGPLTNLGQGVNWEDPHLNRMYSWEYSLHLQQQVRSWLFEVGYSHNKTYDIPWSWNQNLPSFTLWKQLQQPVFDAKGRPGDILPWNTLVPNPFYHLPNVTGTIANTKTVTVNQLLNPIPLLGSIGKNRPTGKNGYDSMQAKAERRFTNGFSFIAAFTWSKLFEDTAFLGPQIAGPRIEHKLGGEDRPFALALTGVWDLPFGRGKHWGTGLRRPIDMVIGGWQITGNYSSSSGVPVVFSTDSFYSGHSAALSRSQRKLRRWFDTSQFVAFPNKNTDISNYPAWTNIQQMPGASYVPTAKDTIRNGVYQDFATYIRNYPTRWGDIRQQAMNEMSVGVNKNFAINSTTRLQLRFDTFNTLNHPRFGAPDTNPNDSNFGVVASSQINQARTVELGGKFYF is encoded by the coding sequence ATGTCACAAAACTCAAACGGAGGACAGGGAATTTTGCGCATGGCGGTCGCCTTGACGCGAGTTCTGATCCTTATGTTGTTCCTGGTAGCGTGTTGGCGCGGAGAATTAGCTTTTGCGCAGGATGCTCGCGCAACAATCGGAGGCCGCGTTACAGATCCACAGGGCTCCGTTATTCGGGGAGCGACCGTCACCGTGGTGTCCGACGACACCAATGTCGCGCGTAGTTCAGACAGCAACAACGATGGTCTATGGCAAATTCAACTGCTTCTTCCGGGAAGCTATCACTTCACGATTACGTCCCCGGGCTTCCGGACAGAGCGGCGTATGGGCATTACGCTCCAGGCTGCCGACGTCAAGCAAATTGATGTGCAACTCACAGTTGGGAGCCAGGTCCAGTCCGTCACAGTTGTTGCCGACACACCACTGATCGACACTACTGCAGCCACTTCCGGCACGGTGGTTACCCGCGTCGAGCTTGATACACTACCCACGCAGTCCCACGTGCCGACTCTTTTTGCAACGCTGGCTCCCGGCGTCATACAGCGAGAACAGGGCTCAAATGTGGCTCGCGCTTGGTCTAACGACGCAGCCTCCCAATTCACCGCAGACGGCGGTCGTAACACCACCTATTCCAATAATTTTCAACTTGACGGCATGCCCAACACCAAAACCGGCGGAGATATCAACTTTATTCCGCCCATGGACAGCGTGCAGGAATTTCGCGTTCAGACGAACGCCTACGATGCTTCAATCGGTCGCCAGGCAGGTGCCACCATCAACATGCAAACGCGCAGTGGCGGCAAGCAGTATCACGGTGTTCTGTACGAGTACAACCAGAACAACATTCTCAATGCGAACTCATACCAGAACAACCTTATTGGCTTGCCGAGATCTTCCGTCCACTTCAATCAGTTCGGAGGCACCATCGGGGGCCCGGTTCGGCTGCCAAAGATATACAACGGAGAGGGCCGCACCTTCTTTTTTGTCGCTTACGATAAGACCATCAACACGAACCCGCTGTCACCGACGCTCTCCGTGCCCACGCAACTTGAGCGCTCGGGAGATTTCAGCCAGTCCTTCACAACTCAACTTGTGAACGGCACGCGAGTCGTCTACCCGATCAAAATATATAACCCATACCAGGTTGACTCGAAGGGCAACCGGCAAATCTTCGCTGGATCCGTAATCCCGTCCACACTCCTTGACCCTATTGCACAAAAGATTCTTGCCTTTTTGCCATTGCCCAATGCCAAGGGTGATGGCACATCAACCGACTCGAACAACTTCGTCTCACCTGCTCTTCGCAGGGACACTTATCCTGTAGTCTCGGTCCGGGTCGACCAAAACTGGAACAACTCACAGCATAGCTTCCTCACTGTCAACTGGGACCATCTCACCGAGATTACAGATAACTGGTTCAATACAATCGCTACCGGTACCAACCGTGTCCGCGTTACGAAACGAATCGGCATTGATCATCTCTGGACGATGAGCGACAACCGTATTCTTTCCATGCACTACACGCTTAACAGATGGGAGAATCCCGAATCCAGCCTCGGTGCGGGTTTCGACCCCACCAGTCTAGGATTTTCATCTACGTTTACGTCACAACTCGCTAAGCCGTCATTTCCCTACATCAGGGGTTTTGCCGGTGATTTCGGCGCTTCAAATGCACAATCCAGCAACTTTGATACCGATCATACGTGGGCAGCAACTCTTACCCAAATCTACAACAAGCATAGTTTTCGTTTCGGCGCTGAATACTGGGTTCTGCAGCACGCAGTTGCCAACCGCGGCAACCAGGGAGAGTTTGACTTCGGTAGTGAGTGGACCCGTCAGAATGCACTTACATCAGGAGGTACCGGAAACGGCAGTACCTTTGCCTCCTTTGTGTTAGGCCTTCCGAATGGCGGGAATGTACCAGTAAACGCCACAGCTTTTTATTCGCAGCATTATATTGCGGGCTTCTTCCAGGATGATTGGCGCATCACGCCCAGACTAACGTTGAATCTTGGCATGCGCTGGGATCTGGAGCAGCCAGTTACCGAGCGATTCAACCGCTTGACCGATCGATTTGATCCTACGGTGACCAACCCGATCAGCGCTTCGGCCCAGGCTGCCTATGCCAGTATTCTGACAAACTCCTCAACCAACTCAGGCGTTCAGATCTTGAGCCAGTACTTGCCCAGTTCCGCCTACACCGTGATGGGTGCGCAGCTCTTCGCCGGTGTAAACGGTACGCCGCGCACCCCTGTTGATCCTGACTATCATGAGTGGCAGCCGCGCGCAGGCTTCGCTTATACCCTGACACCGAATACTGTGATCCGCGGCGGCTTTGGCCGCTTCACCCAGGCTAGTTTCGTGAATGGCGGACAGAATGGGTTCTCTCGGACTACATCCTTGATAGCCACGCAGGACAATTACATGACCCCGTACGACACGCTCTCCAACCCTTTCCATAGTGGCGTGCTCCAACCTACGGGTTCTTCCCTTGGTCCGTTGACGAATCTTGGCCAGGGCGTTAACTGGGAAGATCCGCACCTCAATCGCATGTACTCCTGGGAGTACTCGCTGCACTTACAACAACAAGTTCGTAGTTGGCTCTTTGAGGTTGGCTACTCTCATAACAAGACCTACGACATCCCCTGGAGCTGGAACCAAAACCTGCCGAGCTTCACCCTGTGGAAGCAACTGCAGCAACCTGTCTTTGACGCAAAGGGTCGGCCCGGCGATATCCTTCCTTGGAATACTCTGGTTCCCAACCCGTTTTACCATCTGCCAAATGTCACTGGAACGATTGCAAATACCAAAACCGTCACGGTCAACCAACTCCTCAATCCCATTCCCCTGTTAGGCAGCATCGGCAAAAACCGTCCAACCGGGAAGAATGGCTACGATTCCATGCAAGCAAAGGCGGAACGCCGCTTTACCAACGGTTTCTCGTTCATCGCCGCCTTCACGTGGTCGAAGCTCTTTGAGGACACAGCCTTCCTTGGCCCGCAAATCGCGGGGCCGCGCATCGAACACAAGCTTGGCGGCGAAGACCGTCCATTCGCTCTCGCTCTCACAGGTGTCTGGGATCTCCCCTTCGGACGTGGAAAGCATTGGGGCACCGGATTACGTCGTCCTATCGACATGGTCATCGGCGGATGGCAAATAACCGGGAATTACTCCTCTAGTTCAGGCGTCCCGGTCGTCTTCTCGACTGATTCTTTTTACAGCGGACATAGCGCTGCTCTTAGCCGTAGCCAGCGCAAACTGCGCCGCTGGTTCGATACCAGCCAGTTCGTCGCATTCCCCAACAAAAACACTGACATCTCAAACTATCCTGCATGGACCAACATCCAGCAAATGCCTGGAGCCAGTTACGTGCCCACAGCCAAGGACACAATACGCAACGGCGTTTACCAGGATTTCGCAACCTACATCCGCAACTACCCAACGCGTTGGGGTGACATTCGCCAGCAGGCCATGAATGAAATGTCTGTGGGCGTTAACAAGAACTTTGCCATTAACTCCACCACCCGCCTGCAGCTTCGCTTTGATACGTTCAATACTTTGAATCATCCTCGTTTTGGCGCACCCGACACCAATCCTAATGATTCGAACTTTGGCGTTGTCGCTTCGTCGCAGATTAACCAGGCGCGCACCGTTGAACTCGGCGGCAAGTTCTACTTCTGA
- the ffh gene encoding signal recognition particle protein, whose protein sequence is MFENLSEKLQRAFKNLRGQGVITEENIGEALREIRVALLEADVNLNVVKDLIEHIRVKAIGQEVMTALSPGEQVIKIVRDELMTLLGKDTARFQFASRPPTVILMAGLQGSGKTTTSGKLAAWLQKGGHRPMLVSVDVYRPAAREQLKVVAASIKASLYEGDLKGEAPGSALVERLAKEARREAVNSGCDTLIVDTAGRLHVDEQLMDEMQQLKTLLNPQEILFVADAMTGQDAVRSAEEFHKRLALTGVVLTKMDGDARGGAALSIRQVTGQPIKFIGTGEKPTAFEPFHPDRIVGRILGMGDIMTLIERAEETLDKKKSEDFAKKALSGDGFSLEDFRDQLRQIRKLGSLQSIMKMLPSVGPFQGIQQMADQVDEKQFVHVEAIINSMTPKERNNHEIISGNRRKRIARGSGTTVQEVNQLLRQYAQMRKMFKSAGKGGALQRRLMGTMGGMRGMGR, encoded by the coding sequence ATGTTTGAGAACCTTTCTGAAAAGCTGCAGCGGGCGTTTAAGAATCTTCGCGGTCAAGGTGTTATCACCGAGGAGAACATCGGAGAAGCGCTGCGCGAAATCCGCGTCGCGCTGCTGGAAGCCGACGTCAACCTGAATGTCGTCAAAGATCTGATTGAGCACATCCGCGTCAAGGCCATCGGCCAGGAAGTGATGACGGCTCTTTCGCCTGGCGAACAGGTAATCAAGATCGTCCGCGATGAACTGATGACGCTGTTGGGCAAGGACACAGCGCGATTCCAGTTTGCCTCTCGGCCGCCGACCGTGATTTTGATGGCCGGTCTGCAGGGCTCGGGTAAAACGACCACCTCCGGCAAGCTTGCAGCCTGGCTGCAGAAGGGTGGACACCGGCCCATGTTGGTTTCGGTGGACGTCTATCGCCCGGCGGCACGGGAGCAGTTGAAGGTGGTAGCCGCCTCGATCAAAGCCAGTCTGTACGAGGGAGATTTGAAGGGCGAGGCTCCCGGCTCCGCTCTGGTGGAACGCCTTGCGAAGGAGGCCCGGCGGGAGGCGGTCAACTCGGGTTGCGACACGCTGATCGTCGATACGGCCGGCCGCCTCCATGTGGATGAGCAGCTGATGGACGAGATGCAGCAGTTGAAGACGCTGCTGAATCCGCAGGAGATTCTGTTCGTCGCCGATGCCATGACGGGCCAGGATGCAGTGCGCTCCGCAGAGGAGTTCCACAAACGCCTTGCGCTGACCGGAGTGGTGCTTACCAAGATGGATGGCGATGCTCGCGGTGGCGCGGCTCTCTCCATTCGCCAGGTTACCGGCCAGCCGATCAAGTTCATCGGCACTGGCGAAAAGCCAACTGCGTTTGAACCCTTCCATCCTGATCGCATCGTCGGCCGCATCCTCGGCATGGGCGACATCATGACGCTGATCGAGCGCGCGGAAGAGACGCTGGACAAGAAGAAATCCGAGGACTTCGCAAAGAAGGCCCTCTCCGGCGACGGCTTCTCGCTGGAAGACTTCCGCGATCAGCTTCGTCAGATCCGCAAGCTGGGCTCGCTGCAAAGCATTATGAAAATGCTTCCTTCGGTTGGCCCCTTTCAGGGCATCCAACAGATGGCCGACCAAGTGGACGAAAAGCAATTTGTGCACGTGGAGGCGATTATCAACTCCATGACGCCGAAAGAACGCAACAATCACGAAATCATCTCTGGAAACCGAAGGAAACGAATCGCGCGTGGTTCCGGCACAACCGTGCAGGAAGTGAACCAGCTACTGCGCCAGTATGCCCAGATGAGGAAGATGTTCAAATCTGCGGGCAAGGGCGGTGCCTTGCAGCGGCGGTTGATGGGAACCATGGGCGGAATGCGCGGCATGGGCAGGTAG
- a CDS encoding glycosyltransferase, with the protein MIMKKQALTSVVIPAYNAERFIERTLRSALQQTYSNLQVIVVDDGSTDTTRAIAEAIAATDDRVEIITIPNGGVAKARNAGLNRATGEFVAFLDADDLWHPTKIERQVAAANDLSRGFQAAAVYTWNRSIDSRDQILGYGQGVLLSGYAFARYLYARPIGNGSSILVRREVALEVGGFDSTWRSRGMGGCEDLDFELKIAAKYPITAVGQYLVGYRAHPGSMTNNMLLPMARGAIAIISQHIQCSPELPEWAARCARASISEYALYNFVAARDWSLMRKEFIELSGLDAGRGLEFIKGFFRRKNERFWSMFRSPRTESSDPPSFYDVSPDFDAHYPVSTPQFRDREVIRSLETVDAQLAEYKAQESGAR; encoded by the coding sequence ATGATTATGAAGAAGCAGGCGCTCACAAGCGTCGTAATTCCGGCATATAACGCAGAAAGGTTTATTGAGCGAACGCTTCGATCCGCTCTCCAGCAGACTTATAGCAACCTGCAAGTGATCGTGGTGGACGATGGTTCCACGGACACGACGAGAGCGATTGCCGAGGCCATTGCTGCGACGGATGATCGGGTTGAGATCATCACAATCCCGAATGGTGGAGTTGCCAAGGCCCGTAATGCCGGCCTCAATCGAGCAACCGGCGAGTTTGTGGCCTTTCTGGACGCGGATGACCTGTGGCACCCGACGAAGATTGAGCGCCAGGTAGCGGCGGCCAATGATTTGAGCAGGGGCTTTCAGGCGGCGGCGGTTTACACCTGGAACCGATCGATCGATTCGCGGGATCAAATACTCGGGTATGGACAAGGTGTTCTGCTCAGCGGGTATGCATTTGCGCGCTATCTTTACGCCCGACCGATTGGAAACGGAAGTTCGATTTTAGTGCGCCGGGAGGTGGCGCTTGAAGTGGGAGGCTTCGATTCCACATGGAGATCCCGTGGCATGGGGGGATGTGAGGATCTTGATTTTGAGTTGAAGATTGCTGCCAAGTACCCGATCACCGCAGTGGGGCAATATCTCGTCGGCTATCGCGCGCATCCCGGCAGCATGACAAACAATATGCTGTTGCCAATGGCGCGCGGAGCCATTGCCATCATCTCGCAGCACATCCAATGCTCTCCCGAGTTACCGGAGTGGGCAGCTCGGTGCGCACGCGCCTCCATTTCGGAATATGCGTTGTATAACTTCGTTGCCGCCAGGGATTGGTCGCTGATGAGGAAGGAGTTCATCGAGCTGTCCGGTCTCGATGCCGGCCGCGGACTCGAATTCATCAAGGGCTTCTTCCGGCGCAAAAACGAGCGATTTTGGTCCATGTTCCGGTCGCCTCGAACAGAATCCAGTGATCCACCCTCGTTCTATGACGTTAGCCCTGATTTCGACGCACACTATCCTGTGAGTACTCCCCAATTTCGTGATCGGGAAGTGATCCGCTCTCTGGAAACAGTAGATGCGCAATTGGCGGAGTACAAGGCACAGGAGTCTGGTGCAAGGTAG
- a CDS encoding aldo/keto reductase, which translates to MNYRALGRTGWKVSEVSFGTWAIGGSWGTVNDEESLATLREALDCGVNFLDTADVYGDGRSERLCAQIRREHKQDLIIATKAGRGLNPHTAEGYRNLTPFVERSLKNLETDCLDLLQLHCPPTDAYYMPEIFDGLDELVEAGKIRYYGVSVERVEEALKAIEYPNVQTVQIIFNCFRQRPAGLFFEQAKKHNIGVLARVPLASGLLTGKLRRDSQFAADDHRNFNRRGEAFDVGETFAGIDYDKALDAVEELRDLLPPEVSMAEFALRWILMFDAVSCAIPGGKHAAQVFENCRASDLPPLSPQTMAKVKEIYDRRIRPFVHDRW; encoded by the coding sequence ATGAACTATCGCGCCCTGGGTCGCACGGGATGGAAGGTTTCTGAAGTCAGCTTTGGTACCTGGGCCATCGGCGGCTCGTGGGGCACGGTGAATGACGAGGAATCTCTCGCCACGTTGCGCGAAGCCCTCGATTGCGGCGTCAACTTCCTCGATACAGCCGACGTCTATGGCGACGGACGCAGTGAGCGATTGTGCGCGCAGATCAGGCGCGAGCACAAGCAGGATCTCATTATCGCCACCAAGGCAGGCCGCGGCCTGAATCCGCACACCGCTGAGGGCTACAGAAATCTGACGCCCTTTGTCGAGCGCAGCTTGAAGAACCTCGAGACCGATTGCCTCGACCTTTTGCAACTGCATTGTCCACCGACCGATGCCTACTACATGCCGGAGATCTTCGATGGGCTCGATGAACTGGTGGAAGCCGGGAAGATTCGCTATTACGGAGTGAGCGTAGAGCGAGTGGAAGAGGCGCTGAAGGCGATCGAGTACCCCAATGTTCAGACGGTCCAGATCATCTTCAACTGCTTCCGCCAGCGTCCCGCCGGGCTATTCTTTGAGCAGGCGAAGAAACACAACATCGGCGTGCTGGCGAGAGTGCCACTGGCAAGTGGGCTGCTTACCGGCAAGCTGCGGCGGGACTCACAGTTCGCTGCGGACGACCATCGCAACTTCAACCGTCGCGGCGAGGCCTTCGATGTTGGCGAAACCTTCGCCGGCATCGACTACGACAAGGCCCTGGACGCGGTGGAGGAGTTGCGCGATCTGCTGCCGCCCGAAGTAAGCATGGCGGAATTCGCCCTGCGCTGGATCCTGATGTTCGATGCCGTCTCCTGTGCCATTCCCGGGGGCAAACACGCCGCACAGGTCTTTGAGAATTGCCGCGCCTCCGACCTGCCGCCCCTCTCCCCGCAGACCATGGCGAAGGTGAAGGAGATCTACGACCGCCGCATCCGGCCCTTCGTCCACGACCGCTGGTAG